One segment of Deltaproteobacteria bacterium DNA contains the following:
- a CDS encoding 4Fe-4S binding protein translates to MPNTNMPFKITEKCIGCSVCKKICPVDAILGEKGKDHKIDAERCIACGACGRICPQSAVLDENGSVIERIRIRKNWPKPLIDEFRCMSCNMCMDACPTACLQLRYTLETDNKKAVPVLARRKECIACRFC, encoded by the coding sequence TTGCCAAATACCAACATGCCGTTCAAGATAACCGAAAAGTGCATCGGTTGCAGTGTCTGCAAGAAAATATGCCCGGTGGATGCCATTCTGGGTGAAAAGGGAAAGGATCACAAGATCGATGCGGAACGCTGCATTGCCTGCGGCGCCTGCGGAAGAATTTGCCCGCAGTCGGCGGTGCTGGATGAAAACGGGTCGGTCATCGAGCGCATCCGCATCAGGAAAAATTGGCCCAAACCCCTCATTGACGAATTTCGCTGCATGTCCTGCAACATGTGCATGGATGCCTGTCCCACGGCATGCCTGCAGTTGAGGTATACCTTGGAAACCGACAATAAAAAGGCCGTTCCCGTTCTTGCCCGCAGAAAAGAGTGCATCGCCTGCCGATTCTGCG
- a CDS encoding aldehyde ferredoxin oxidoreductase family protein, whose product MKTANNGCMGKILWVDLDRGLLEEREIAVSLYRKYLSGSGMAVRILYDAIPKAADPLGPENVLCFVSGLLTGTGSLFTGRWMAAGKSPLTGTWGDANCGGNFSPAIKRCGYDGIFFSGISRHPVYLCIHGEKAELRDAKALWGKDTKETERFLKAKAGCNNPRIACIGPAGENLSLISGIANDGGRMAARSGLGAVMGSKRLKAVVLDGVQRISSNNKAEIKRLSKACNDSIQFMPPFPPANVLSYLGAFLRALPAQPSAEALYFNTVYKRMLQKWGTASLNQILIELGDTPIKNWKGSNEDFPREHSAKLNPDVFSDCVVVRYHCYSCPLGCGGLCLRSGIQGETHKPEYETVMALGGLCMNDDSESIFRLNEKLNRAGMDTISAGGTVAFAIECFEKGILTTGDTDGLALTWGNRAAIEALVDKMIARDGIGDLLADGVKMASQKIGRGSGTFAIHAGGQELAMHDGRFDPGFALHNSVEATPGRHTIGSQLYYELFRLWEQVSRLPEPDLIYLKRSKYVPDREKAVAAAACSKYMNIINGSGACMYGALFGLETFPLFKWLEAATGWGYSPDDYMVTGARIQTLKQMFNLKQGIEPGKIKMTDRALGRPPLSAGANKGRAVPVERMIRDYWDALEWDPETGHPTEALIKRLEL is encoded by the coding sequence ATGAAGACAGCCAACAACGGGTGTATGGGTAAAATTCTCTGGGTGGACCTGGACAGGGGCCTTCTCGAGGAGAGAGAAATTGCCGTATCGCTTTACCGAAAGTATCTTTCCGGTTCGGGTATGGCTGTTCGCATCCTGTACGATGCGATCCCGAAGGCTGCCGATCCGTTAGGGCCGGAAAACGTACTCTGTTTCGTTTCCGGACTCCTGACGGGCACGGGCAGCCTGTTCACCGGGCGGTGGATGGCGGCGGGGAAATCTCCCCTGACCGGGACATGGGGAGATGCCAACTGCGGCGGCAACTTTTCACCGGCCATCAAACGGTGCGGGTACGACGGCATTTTCTTTTCGGGAATAAGCCGTCATCCGGTTTACCTTTGCATCCACGGTGAAAAAGCCGAACTCCGCGATGCAAAAGCGTTGTGGGGAAAGGACACCAAGGAAACCGAACGGTTCCTGAAAGCGAAAGCCGGGTGCAACAACCCGCGCATTGCCTGCATCGGTCCGGCCGGGGAGAACCTGTCCCTGATTTCCGGCATTGCCAACGACGGCGGCAGAATGGCCGCCCGTTCCGGGCTGGGTGCCGTCATGGGGTCCAAGCGTCTGAAAGCCGTCGTCCTGGATGGCGTTCAGCGGATTTCATCCAACAACAAGGCCGAAATCAAACGCCTGAGCAAGGCGTGCAATGACAGCATTCAATTCATGCCGCCCTTTCCTCCGGCAAATGTGCTTTCCTACCTGGGTGCTTTTTTACGGGCACTGCCCGCTCAACCCTCCGCGGAAGCCCTTTATTTCAACACGGTTTACAAACGCATGCTCCAGAAGTGGGGCACGGCCAGCCTCAACCAGATTCTGATTGAACTCGGCGATACGCCCATAAAGAACTGGAAGGGCAGCAACGAGGATTTTCCCCGGGAACACTCGGCAAAGCTGAACCCCGATGTGTTTTCCGACTGCGTCGTCGTGAGGTATCATTGCTACTCATGCCCACTGGGGTGCGGCGGCCTCTGCCTGCGGTCGGGGATTCAGGGAGAGACCCACAAGCCCGAATATGAAACCGTTATGGCCCTGGGCGGATTGTGTATGAACGACGATTCGGAAAGCATTTTCCGCCTGAACGAGAAGCTCAACCGGGCGGGCATGGACACCATTTCCGCCGGTGGGACCGTGGCCTTTGCCATCGAGTGTTTTGAAAAGGGGATCCTGACCACCGGGGATACCGACGGGCTTGCTCTTACCTGGGGCAACCGTGCGGCCATCGAAGCGCTGGTCGACAAGATGATTGCCCGGGACGGCATCGGTGATCTTTTGGCCGATGGCGTCAAAATGGCTTCGCAAAAGATCGGCAGGGGGTCCGGGACGTTCGCCATTCACGCGGGCGGCCAGGAGTTGGCCATGCATGACGGCCGTTTCGATCCCGGGTTTGCACTGCACAACAGCGTGGAGGCAACCCCGGGAAGGCACACCATCGGATCGCAGCTCTACTACGAGCTTTTCAGGTTGTGGGAGCAGGTATCCCGCCTTCCCGAACCGGACCTGATCTACCTCAAGCGGAGCAAATACGTTCCGGACAGGGAAAAAGCGGTGGCGGCGGCAGCGTGCAGCAAATACATGAATATCATCAACGGTTCGGGCGCCTGCATGTATGGCGCCCTTTTCGGGCTCGAAACCTTCCCCCTGTTCAAATGGCTGGAGGCCGCCACCGGCTGGGGGTATTCACCGGATGATTACATGGTGACCGGTGCACGTATTCAGACGCTGAAGCAGATGTTCAATCTCAAACAGGGGATCGAGCCGGGGAAAATAAAAATGACGGATCGGGCGTTGGGACGCCCCCCCCTTTCGGCCGGCGCCAACAAGGGTAGAGCCGTGCCGGTGGAGCGGATGATCCGTGACTATTGGGACGCTTTGGAGTGGGACCCGGAAACCGGCCATCCCACCGAAGCCCTTATAAAGCGCCTGGAACTGTAG
- a CDS encoding MarR family winged helix-turn-helix transcriptional regulator: MNLLGGNIPERQLDQFQNLITKLYQCCQDRMRYQSERFSLPEAEMRCLLLFGDEKYLTPKGLAGKLNLVKSRISKLISGLNKKGLIQRVTDPVDSRTTLLCLTAAGHKKLNEIKKFLNDTHEEVLRQMEPEQRNTMMTNLELLKASMESIKELMV; the protein is encoded by the coding sequence ATGAACCTTCTAGGCGGAAACATACCGGAACGCCAGCTTGACCAGTTTCAGAATTTGATTACCAAACTGTATCAATGCTGCCAGGACCGCATGCGCTACCAGAGTGAGCGATTCAGCCTGCCGGAGGCCGAAATGCGCTGCCTGCTTCTGTTCGGGGACGAAAAGTATTTAACGCCCAAAGGCCTGGCCGGCAAACTGAATCTGGTCAAGAGCCGCATTTCGAAATTGATTTCCGGTCTGAACAAAAAAGGGCTGATCCAACGCGTCACCGATCCGGTGGACTCCAGAACCACGCTGTTGTGCCTGACCGCCGCAGGTCATAAAAAACTAAATGAAATCAAAAAGTTCTTAAATGACACGCACGAAGAAGTTCTCAGACAGATGGAACCGGAGCAACGCAATACCATGATGACCAACCTCGAGCTGCTGAAGGCATCCATGGAATCGATCAAGGAATTGATGGTATAG
- a CDS encoding DsrE/DsrF/DrsH-like family protein codes for MSTVEEQVANLKAQLDAMSAKATANKLSMIVFSGDLDKALAAFIIATGATAMGMDAVMFFTFWGTPILRAGNKNVGGKDMMGTMFGNMLPKGAEKVKLSKMNMGGMGTAMMKSLMKKKNVASLPEMIALAQELGVKIYVCEMSMDLMGFKREEMIDYEGLEFAGVATFLAEAQDSKVQLFI; via the coding sequence ATGTCAACAGTCGAAGAACAAGTCGCAAATCTTAAAGCACAGCTGGATGCTATGAGCGCCAAAGCCACTGCCAACAAACTGTCCATGATCGTTTTCAGCGGCGATCTGGACAAGGCCCTGGCTGCATTCATTATCGCCACCGGCGCCACCGCCATGGGCATGGATGCGGTCATGTTTTTCACCTTCTGGGGAACGCCGATACTGCGTGCCGGCAACAAAAACGTGGGCGGAAAAGACATGATGGGAACCATGTTCGGAAATATGCTGCCCAAAGGCGCCGAAAAAGTCAAACTGTCCAAAATGAACATGGGCGGCATGGGTACTGCCATGATGAAATCCCTGATGAAGAAAAAAAACGTGGCCTCCTTACCGGAAATGATCGCGCTTGCCCAGGAACTGGGCGTTAAAATTTACGTGTGCGAAATGTCCATGGACCTCATGGGGTTCAAACGTGAGGAGATGATCGACTATGAGGGCCTTGAATTCGCCGGAGTGGCCACCTTCCTTGCGGAGGCACAGGACAGTAAAGTGCAGCTGTTCATCTAG
- a CDS encoding sulfurtransferase TusA family protein codes for MSDDISVEKQMDLSGLACPMPVVKVSKGIKEIEVGQVLEAVTTDPGSLTDFPAWARTSGNEILKTDQDGDTIKFYIQRKS; via the coding sequence ATGAGCGACGACATCAGTGTAGAAAAGCAAATGGACCTGAGCGGCCTGGCATGCCCCATGCCGGTGGTCAAGGTCAGCAAAGGCATTAAGGAAATCGAGGTGGGCCAGGTGCTCGAGGCTGTCACGACCGATCCCGGTTCTCTCACCGATTTTCCAGCCTGGGCGCGCACCAGCGGAAACGAAATCCTTAAAACCGATCAAGACGGTGACACCATTAAATTCTATATCCAGAGAAAATCCTAA
- a CDS encoding respiratory nitrate reductase subunit gamma, whose translation MQSLYYFILVPMVYVAAAVFVVGTAARLIKIFTAPAHPTTLQIYPTPKGKFLTLLSDIFLFPTVRRHKPLLWVFLIVFHIGLILLFIGHLELIWDVSVFQIIPHEPFLGKGYLGLILAVCLLYFLFRRFISPVKELSVPEDYYLLILLFLIVIFGSEMDWARRIYFYEEMTVDDYRVYLSSLLALRPELPDGIIFSGHSFMLVLHVFIANLFLIFFPFSQSMHSFLSIPINKLRRG comes from the coding sequence TTGCAATCCCTGTATTATTTCATTCTGGTCCCCATGGTATATGTTGCCGCTGCCGTATTCGTTGTCGGTACAGCAGCCAGATTAATTAAAATTTTCACCGCGCCCGCGCATCCCACGACGCTGCAGATCTATCCGACTCCGAAAGGAAAGTTTCTGACGCTGCTCAGCGATATTTTTCTTTTCCCCACCGTGCGCAGGCACAAACCCCTATTATGGGTATTTCTGATCGTCTTTCACATCGGTCTGATCCTGCTGTTCATCGGCCACCTGGAACTGATCTGGGACGTGAGCGTTTTCCAGATCATACCCCATGAACCGTTTCTGGGAAAGGGATACCTGGGGCTCATTTTGGCCGTCTGCCTGCTCTATTTTCTCTTTCGAAGATTTATTTCGCCGGTCAAAGAGCTCTCGGTGCCCGAAGACTACTATCTGCTCATCCTGCTGTTTCTTATTGTCATCTTCGGCAGTGAAATGGATTGGGCCCGGCGGATCTATTTCTACGAGGAGATGACCGTCGACGATTACCGCGTTTATTTGTCAAGCCTGCTGGCCCTCAGGCCGGAACTTCCCGATGGGATCATTTTTTCAGGCCACTCTTTCATGCTGGTGCTGCACGTTTTCATAGCCAACCTGTTCCTTATTTTCTTTCCCTTCAGCCAAAGCATGCATTCGTTCCTTTCGATTCCCATCAACAAATTGAGAAGAGGTTAG
- a CDS encoding (Fe-S)-binding protein, translated as MDQDTRNELLKLFKSKLNQAMRLYLETCTRCGVCVEACHVYASTGQVKHIAAYRGEIIRRLYKKYFKTRGKIWPSVGEASELSDRAIEPLFEAAYSCTGCRRCMVYCPFGIDTQMLMSIAKLLLIGASAEPEILTMLADTSVEKGKSLEFFKEGFLKGVKNLENEVVKKWKIEAGETAIPVDVEGADLLYVALAGAHSIIPAAAVFNAAGENWTLSFFEAVNFGAFVGDPTKTKLILDRIINEALRLKVKEVCICECGTAFRVMKQLSGPQPFKVTSITEVHARYLRENRIKLDKSRFKEAVTYHDPCQIARNGGVIDEPRFILQHLTDDFREMSPEPKYNWCCGGGGGLVALGDETIDFRMKSSKVKAEQVQKTGAGILTTACENCHTQLDNLNDHYKLGVEVRFLSSMVADALVQEQ; from the coding sequence ATGGACCAGGATACCCGAAATGAACTTCTAAAACTTTTCAAAAGTAAACTCAACCAAGCCATGCGGCTTTACCTGGAAACCTGCACCCGCTGCGGTGTCTGCGTCGAAGCCTGTCATGTTTACGCGTCGACGGGCCAGGTCAAGCATATCGCCGCCTATCGCGGTGAAATCATCAGAAGGCTCTATAAAAAATACTTCAAAACACGGGGCAAGATCTGGCCTTCGGTGGGTGAAGCCAGCGAGCTGAGCGACAGGGCCATAGAACCCCTCTTCGAAGCGGCTTACTCCTGCACCGGTTGCCGGCGCTGCATGGTCTACTGTCCCTTCGGCATCGATACCCAAATGCTGATGTCCATCGCCAAGCTGCTGCTCATCGGTGCCAGCGCAGAGCCCGAAATTCTGACGATGCTGGCCGACACGTCCGTGGAAAAAGGCAAATCCCTCGAATTTTTCAAGGAGGGCTTTTTAAAGGGCGTTAAAAACCTGGAAAATGAAGTCGTCAAAAAATGGAAAATCGAGGCGGGCGAAACCGCCATTCCCGTGGATGTGGAAGGCGCCGACCTGCTCTATGTGGCCCTGGCAGGGGCTCACTCCATCATACCGGCGGCGGCCGTTTTCAATGCCGCCGGCGAAAACTGGACCTTGAGCTTTTTTGAGGCTGTCAATTTCGGGGCCTTCGTGGGAGACCCCACCAAAACGAAACTGATTCTCGACCGCATCATCAATGAGGCGCTGCGCCTCAAGGTGAAAGAGGTCTGTATCTGCGAATGCGGCACCGCCTTCCGGGTAATGAAACAGCTCTCCGGGCCCCAGCCGTTCAAAGTCACATCCATTACGGAGGTGCATGCCCGCTACCTTCGTGAAAACAGGATCAAGCTTGACAAATCGCGGTTCAAAGAAGCGGTTACCTATCACGATCCCTGTCAGATCGCCCGCAACGGCGGCGTGATCGACGAACCCCGCTTCATTCTGCAACACCTCACGGATGATTTCCGTGAAATGTCACCCGAACCGAAATATAACTGGTGCTGCGGCGGGGGCGGCGGGCTTGTGGCCCTGGGGGATGAAACCATCGACTTCAGGATGAAATCGTCGAAGGTCAAAGCCGAACAGGTGCAGAAAACCGGAGCCGGCATCCTGACCACCGCCTGTGAAAACTGCCATACCCAACTGGACAATCTCAACGATCACTACAAGCTGGGCGTGGAGGTCAGATTTCTATCGTCCATGGTCGCCGATGCCCTCGTTCAAGAACAATAA
- a CDS encoding outer membrane protein transport protein → MQKRFILTIILALCLVPPAMATNGSNLIGVGPMSRSMGGVGVAAPQDAIGAIFANPAAICFGPFCPGAEADFAGTYFSPSVDGKAKVTVPTGNPSQPYTQVKGSDTSEMDPSVVPAIGISTPLSPKWRFGVGAYGVSGMGVSYKESDLPLPGNIYTKLEVMNFAPNLAYLINPNFSVGANAIVSYQNLDLGYGADHGYSMGFQLGGLYKLGIINLGASYTYHQGVTHNKVAYLDDYDASGNLTADATLDDLELQSPQVVALGVALEPGSSWLVEVNTRWINWSNANGYKDFDWEDQWVFALGAQYKLTDAFSLRAGYNYAKNPVKEHDGFNPMGSTDVQGHDVGNVNYEALRILGFPAVVEHHITLGAGYKFSTTIALNLAYVHALENTTKESSAGDAFSFESSLKEDTVTLGLTWFF, encoded by the coding sequence ATGCAAAAACGTTTTATTTTAACCATTATCTTAGCCCTGTGTCTGGTGCCGCCGGCAATGGCCACCAACGGCAGCAACCTCATTGGGGTCGGCCCCATGTCCAGGTCCATGGGAGGGGTCGGTGTCGCCGCTCCCCAGGACGCCATCGGCGCTATTTTTGCCAACCCTGCAGCCATCTGCTTCGGGCCGTTCTGCCCGGGTGCGGAAGCCGACTTTGCCGGCACCTATTTCAGCCCCAGCGTCGACGGAAAAGCCAAGGTTACGGTTCCGACGGGGAATCCGAGCCAACCCTATACGCAGGTGAAAGGCAGCGATACCAGCGAGATGGATCCTTCGGTCGTTCCCGCCATCGGCATCTCCACGCCCCTCTCACCGAAGTGGCGCTTCGGTGTCGGCGCTTACGGTGTCTCGGGCATGGGGGTAAGCTACAAGGAATCCGATCTGCCTCTGCCCGGCAACATCTACACCAAACTGGAAGTGATGAACTTCGCACCCAACCTGGCCTACCTGATCAACCCGAATTTCAGCGTGGGTGCCAACGCGATTGTCAGCTATCAGAACCTGGACCTCGGTTACGGTGCCGATCACGGCTACAGTATGGGCTTTCAGCTGGGCGGGTTGTACAAGCTGGGAATCATCAACCTGGGTGCGTCATACACCTACCACCAAGGCGTCACCCACAACAAGGTCGCCTATCTTGACGATTACGACGCCTCCGGCAATCTGACCGCTGATGCCACCCTAGACGATCTCGAACTGCAATCCCCCCAGGTCGTCGCCCTGGGCGTCGCCCTGGAGCCCGGATCCTCCTGGCTGGTCGAAGTGAACACGCGCTGGATCAACTGGTCGAACGCCAACGGCTACAAAGATTTCGATTGGGAAGACCAGTGGGTCTTCGCCCTGGGCGCCCAGTACAAACTCACGGACGCCTTCTCTTTACGGGCGGGCTACAACTACGCCAAAAACCCCGTCAAAGAGCACGACGGTTTCAATCCCATGGGCAGCACCGACGTACAAGGTCACGACGTCGGCAACGTCAACTACGAAGCCCTGCGCATTCTCGGATTCCCGGCCGTGGTCGAACATCACATCACCCTGGGGGCGGGATACAAGTTCAGCACCACTATAGCGCTCAATCTGGCCTACGTGCATGCCCTCGAGAATACCACCAAGGAATCCTCCGCGGGTGACGCCTTCAGCTTCGAGTCTTCACTCAAGGAGGATACCGTTACCCTGGGCCTGACATGGTTCTTTTAA
- a CDS encoding MBL fold metallo-hydrolase — translation MEVQSFTAQELFSWLIAKEDFLLVDVRNDEEFGRFKVEGPYPFDMVNVPYMEFIEHEEESVAKVPRGKKVRIVCAKEGSSKYVAEILVNHGFDDVAHMLVGIKAWGNLLAPVRVAGGADYELHQFRRPGKASCSYGLVCGEEMMVFDPAKNIAAYTEFAAEKGCNITKTFETHRQADYISGSMGLNKSLGVEIVAPDEDFHPATFAYTPAGDGTVFRFGNGGPEVKSIHTPGHTPGSTCYLIDDRYMITGDTVFIYSIGRPDLGGMAKEWSQMLFDTLQQKILQWDRATLMLPGHYMDWKEANQDLVFTRSLEQIKEINADIYNIADADTFYGFIEANMRKQPDEYAKIREINAGLVTVDDENADIMDLGKNECAASKMANK, via the coding sequence ATGGAAGTGCAATCGTTTACAGCGCAGGAGTTATTTTCATGGCTTATCGCCAAGGAAGACTTTCTGCTCGTGGATGTTCGTAATGACGAAGAGTTCGGCCGGTTCAAGGTGGAGGGTCCCTATCCCTTCGACATGGTGAACGTACCGTACATGGAGTTCATCGAACACGAAGAGGAAAGCGTTGCCAAAGTGCCCCGCGGTAAAAAGGTGCGGATTGTCTGCGCCAAGGAAGGCTCATCCAAATACGTTGCCGAAATCCTGGTCAATCACGGTTTCGACGATGTGGCCCACATGCTGGTCGGCATCAAAGCCTGGGGAAACCTGCTCGCTCCCGTACGCGTCGCCGGCGGCGCCGATTATGAGCTGCATCAGTTCCGGCGACCGGGCAAGGCCTCCTGCAGCTACGGCCTCGTCTGCGGCGAGGAGATGATGGTGTTTGACCCGGCCAAAAATATTGCGGCCTACACCGAATTTGCCGCCGAAAAGGGCTGTAACATCACAAAAACCTTCGAAACCCACCGCCAGGCCGATTACATTTCCGGCAGCATGGGGCTGAACAAATCCCTGGGCGTCGAGATCGTCGCGCCCGACGAGGATTTTCACCCGGCCACGTTCGCTTACACGCCCGCCGGAGACGGAACCGTTTTCAGGTTCGGCAACGGGGGGCCGGAAGTCAAGTCGATCCACACACCCGGCCACACCCCGGGCAGCACCTGCTATCTGATCGATGACCGCTACATGATAACCGGCGACACGGTCTTCATCTACTCCATCGGGCGCCCGGACCTGGGGGGCATGGCCAAGGAGTGGTCCCAGATGCTGTTCGACACCCTGCAGCAGAAAATCCTTCAGTGGGACCGTGCGACACTGATGCTTCCAGGCCACTACATGGACTGGAAGGAAGCCAATCAGGACCTTGTTTTCACGAGGTCGCTCGAACAAATCAAAGAAATCAACGCTGACATCTACAACATTGCCGACGCAGACACCTTTTACGGCTTTATCGAGGCCAACATGCGCAAGCAGCCCGACGAATATGCCAAAATTCGTGAAATCAACGCGGGTCTGGTAACGGTAGATGATGAAAATGCCGATATCATGGACCTGGGAAAAAACGAGTGCGCCGCCAGCAAGATGGCCAACAAATAA
- the sat gene encoding sulfate adenylyltransferase, producing MANLIPPHGGKGLTCCLLEGAELDAEKKKAEGLKKVEISARAKGDLIMMGIGGFSPLTGFMTKADWKGVCENFLMADGTFWPIPVTLDASKEDADAISEGDEIALYDPEGDEIMATMQVTEKFEMTEADKTFECEKVYMGEGTPTPEEFWKIAKDDHPGVQMVMNQKAFNLAGPVKVLSEAEYPTKYAGVYARPAESRKMFEERGWSEVAALQLRNPMHRSHEYLCKIAVEVCDGVYIHSLVGNLKPGDIPAEVRVKCIDTLVKNYFVEQNVIQGGYPLDMRYAGPREGLLHATFRQNYGCSKMIIGRDHAGVGDFYGMFEAQTIFDKIPTPEGEGKALLCQPLKIDWTFYCYKCDGMASLRTCPHAKEDRVLLSGTMLRKMLSEGGDLPDHFGRDEVVAILRDYYEGLTEKVEIKTHKAATGD from the coding sequence ATGGCAAATTTGATTCCACCTCATGGCGGAAAGGGTTTAACCTGCTGCCTTCTCGAAGGCGCGGAACTAGATGCGGAAAAGAAGAAGGCTGAGGGCCTGAAAAAGGTCGAGATTTCAGCGCGGGCCAAAGGCGACCTCATCATGATGGGTATCGGCGGATTCAGCCCGCTGACCGGATTCATGACCAAGGCAGACTGGAAGGGTGTCTGCGAAAATTTTCTGATGGCCGACGGTACCTTCTGGCCGATCCCGGTTACCCTCGACGCGAGCAAGGAAGATGCCGACGCTATCAGTGAAGGCGATGAAATCGCCCTGTACGATCCCGAAGGCGACGAGATCATGGCCACCATGCAGGTCACCGAAAAGTTCGAGATGACCGAGGCCGACAAAACCTTTGAGTGCGAAAAAGTCTATATGGGCGAAGGTACCCCGACCCCCGAGGAATTCTGGAAAATCGCCAAAGACGATCACCCCGGCGTCCAGATGGTCATGAACCAGAAAGCGTTCAATCTGGCCGGCCCCGTCAAGGTGCTCAGCGAAGCCGAATACCCCACCAAATACGCCGGTGTCTATGCCCGCCCGGCAGAATCCCGCAAGATGTTCGAAGAAAGGGGCTGGAGCGAAGTTGCCGCCCTGCAGCTGAGAAACCCCATGCACCGCTCCCACGAATACCTGTGCAAAATTGCCGTCGAGGTGTGTGACGGCGTCTACATCCACTCTCTGGTGGGTAACTTGAAACCAGGCGACATCCCCGCCGAGGTCCGCGTAAAATGCATCGATACACTGGTGAAGAACTACTTTGTGGAGCAAAACGTGATCCAGGGCGGATATCCCCTGGATATGCGCTACGCCGGTCCGCGTGAAGGCCTGCTGCACGCCACCTTCCGTCAAAACTACGGATGCTCCAAGATGATCATCGGCCGTGACCACGCCGGCGTGGGTGACTTCTACGGCATGTTCGAAGCCCAGACCATCTTCGACAAGATTCCGACCCCCGAGGGCGAGGGCAAGGCGCTGCTCTGCCAGCCGCTGAAGATCGACTGGACGTTCTACTGCTACAAATGCGACGGCATGGCCTCCCTGAGAACCTGCCCGCATGCAAAGGAAGACCGCGTTCTGCTTTCCGGCACCATGCTGAGGAAGATGCTTTCCGAAGGTGGAGATCTGCCGGATCACTTCGGCCGCGACGAAGTTGTCGCCATCCTGCGTGACTACTATGAAGGCCTCACCGAAAAGGTCGAAATCAAGACCCACAAGGCCGCTACCGGCGACTAA
- the qmoC gene encoding quinone-interacting membrane-bound oxidoreductase complex subunit QmoC, with amino-acid sequence MADAYVVEPDIGFINEVKGLGGGDLKKCFQCATCSVACPIAPDNKPFPRKEMIAASWGLKDKLVGNGDVWLCHNCGDCSTLCPRGAKPGDVLAAIRAYAVTEYGPVKAIGKLINDPKKLPIVLGIPAVLFLVVGLITGLLDFTPEGDKIAHAHFFSTWLVDIMMIPAAIWTVATFAIGLKRFLNDMHQNALADGKTDIKKIDPMGMIQGLIRIILPILKHDKFNECGENKDRATAHMMVLFGFIGLFIVTSIFFVVLYVFQIHGPYSQLNPVKWLGNIAGVSLVIGSVLMIKQRLAKKDQVSAYKDWWLVIWALSLGVTGLLSEMTRLAGMAGVTYFLYYVHLMFVWSLFFFIAYSKLAHLVYRTAAMAYNEYIGRK; translated from the coding sequence ATGGCGGATGCATATGTTGTGGAGCCGGATATTGGCTTTATTAACGAAGTGAAAGGGCTTGGCGGGGGAGATCTGAAAAAGTGTTTTCAGTGTGCCACCTGTTCGGTGGCCTGCCCGATCGCCCCCGACAACAAGCCTTTCCCGAGAAAAGAGATGATTGCCGCCTCATGGGGCTTGAAGGACAAACTGGTGGGCAACGGCGATGTCTGGCTGTGCCATAATTGCGGCGACTGCTCCACCCTGTGCCCCCGTGGCGCCAAACCCGGCGACGTGCTGGCGGCTATCAGGGCCTACGCGGTTACCGAGTACGGACCGGTCAAGGCCATCGGCAAGCTGATCAACGACCCCAAGAAGCTGCCCATCGTTCTGGGCATTCCGGCGGTTCTTTTTCTGGTGGTGGGCCTCATCACGGGTCTGCTGGACTTTACGCCCGAAGGTGACAAAATCGCGCATGCCCATTTCTTCTCCACCTGGCTGGTGGACATCATGATGATTCCGGCGGCGATCTGGACGGTGGCCACTTTTGCCATCGGCCTGAAACGGTTCTTGAACGATATGCACCAGAACGCCCTGGCGGACGGCAAGACCGACATCAAGAAAATCGATCCCATGGGCATGATCCAGGGGCTGATACGCATTATCCTGCCGATCCTGAAGCATGACAAATTCAACGAATGCGGGGAGAACAAGGATCGGGCCACGGCCCACATGATGGTGCTGTTCGGCTTCATCGGCCTTTTCATCGTCACCAGCATCTTCTTCGTGGTCCTGTATGTGTTTCAGATCCACGGCCCCTATTCACAGCTCAACCCGGTTAAGTGGCTGGGGAACATTGCCGGCGTTTCGTTGGTCATCGGCAGTGTGCTGATGATCAAGCAGCGGCTGGCCAAAAAAGATCAGGTTTCAGCCTACAAAGACTGGTGGCTGGTTATATGGGCCCTGTCGCTGGGGGTCACCGGGCTTCTTTCCGAAATGACCCGCCTGGCGGGCATGGCCGGCGTCACCTACTTCTTGTACTATGTCCACCTGATGTTCGTGTGGAGCTTGTTTTTCTTCATTGCCTATTCAAAACTGGCCCACCTGGTCTACCGGACGGCAGCCATGGCGTATAACGAGTACATCGGCAGGAAATAA